GAAGAAGGACTTGAACAGCCCGCTGTACGAGGCGCTGAACACCGGTGTCACGGCGACCAGGCTGTCTGCGTCCGTCACCGCTGCGATCGCAGTGGCCAGTTGCGCTGCGGGGAAACCGGTCACGAGGCTGTTGGCGATGGCGACAGCCAGGGCACGCAACTCGATGACATCCACGTCCCCCTTGTGGCCTTGATCGGCGAGTTCATCGCAGACCGCGTCAGCGAGGCGGTCTGCGAGCAGGCGTGTGGAGGACGGGACGCTCAGCCCCGCCGAGACGACTACGACCTTCATACAACGGTCACCGCTTTCGAAGAGGCTTCTGCGGCGGAAGCGAGCAGGGACTGGTGGGTCGGTGCCTCCGGAACGTTCGCAGGGCGGCCGTTCGCGAACTCCTTGCGCAGTACGGGTACGACCTCCTCGCCGAGCAGGTCGAGCTGCTCGAGGACCGTCTTCAGCGGCAGCCCGGCGTGGTCCACCAGGAACAGCTGGCGCTGGTAGTCACCGGCGTACTCGCGGAAGGCCAGGGTCTTCTCGATGACCTCCTGCGGGGAGCCGACGGTCAGCGGGGTCTGGTCGGTGAACTCCTCCAGGGAGGGTCCGTGCCCGTAGACCGGCGCGTTGTCGAAGTACGGCCGGAACTCGCGCACGGCGTCCTGGGAGTTCTTCCGCATGAACACCTGCCCGCCGAGACCGACGATCGCCTGCTCGGGCGTGCCGTGCCCGTAGTGCGCGTACCGCTCCCGGTACAACTCGACCATCCGCTGGGTGTGGTCGGCCGGCCAGAAGATGTTGTTGTGGAAGAAGCCGTCGCCGTAGTAGGCGGCCTGTTCGGCGATCTCCGTGGAGCGGATGGAGCCGTGCCAGACGAACGGCGCCACACCGTCCAGCGGACGCGGGGTGGAGGTGAAGCCCTGCAGCGGGCTGCGGAACTTGCCCTCCCAGTTGACGACGTCCTCGCGCCACAGCCGGCGCAGCAGGGCGTAGTTCTCGATGGCGAGGTTGATGCCTTGGCGGATGTCCTGGCCGAACCAGGGGTAGACCGGCCCGGTGTTGCCGCGGCCCATCATCAGGTCCACCCGGCCGTCGGCCAGGTGCTGGAGCATGGCGAAGTCCTCGGCGATCTTCACCGGGTCGTTGGTGGTGATCAGGGTGGTCGAGGTGGAGAGGATCAGCTTCTCCGTCTGCGCGGCTATGTGGCCGAGCATCGTCGTCGGCGACGAGGGCACGAACGGCGGGTTGTGGTGCTCGCCGGTCGCGAAGACGTCCAGGCCGACCTCCTCGGCCTTCAGCGCGATGGCGACCATGGCCTTGATGCGCTCGCGTTCGGTCGGCGTCCGGCCCGTGGTGGGGTCCGGTGTGACGTCGCCGACGCTGAAGATCCCGAACTGCACGATTCCTCCGTTTATCAGGTGATTGAATGGTTCTCGAAACGGCAGGAGTCCACTGCTCGGTCGGGAGGACGGTGCGTGCACGGTAAGTGGTCCCACGGCGTTGTCCTCCGCTGCCCCGTCGCACCGGGGGTCCGCGCCTTGCTCGCGTGGAACCCC
This portion of the Streptomyces mirabilis genome encodes:
- a CDS encoding LLM class flavin-dependent oxidoreductase — its product is MQFGIFSVGDVTPDPTTGRTPTERERIKAMVAIALKAEEVGLDVFATGEHHNPPFVPSSPTTMLGHIAAQTEKLILSTSTTLITTNDPVKIAEDFAMLQHLADGRVDLMMGRGNTGPVYPWFGQDIRQGINLAIENYALLRRLWREDVVNWEGKFRSPLQGFTSTPRPLDGVAPFVWHGSIRSTEIAEQAAYYGDGFFHNNIFWPADHTQRMVELYRERYAHYGHGTPEQAIVGLGGQVFMRKNSQDAVREFRPYFDNAPVYGHGPSLEEFTDQTPLTVGSPQEVIEKTLAFREYAGDYQRQLFLVDHAGLPLKTVLEQLDLLGEEVVPVLRKEFANGRPANVPEAPTHQSLLASAAEASSKAVTVV